The Methanofollis fontis nucleotide sequence CCGCCGGCCGAAGAGGTCTTCCAGGTACGCGATCAGGGCCATGAAGTTCCGGAACGTTGCCTTTCCCCTCGAAAATTCGACGAGGATGTCGATATCGCTCGTCGGGGTATTCTCCCCCCTGGCAACCGAGCCAAAGATCCCGATCCGCTGCACGCC carries:
- a CDS encoding nucleotidyltransferase family protein → GVQRIGIFGSVARGENTPTSDIDILVEFSRGKATFRNFMALIAYLEDLFGRRVDLVTTGGIDPYLRPTIEGEVIWCEA